One Ctenopharyngodon idella isolate HZGC_01 chromosome 9, HZGC01, whole genome shotgun sequence DNA window includes the following coding sequences:
- the nifk gene encoding MKI67 FHA domain-interacting nucleolar phosphoprotein → MTEGTSSGKPAKNLLALNPKEDAEFQKKVQQVKKRPQTGQSLSPGVLYVAHLPRGLCEPQLKSYFEQFGKVSRLRLSRSKKTGGVKGYGFVEFECDEVAKIVAETMNNYLMGERLIKCLVIPPEKVHEKLFVGCSTVFKKPKKPAVTRYNKKHEEGDLKKLGTKLVSKESKLRKRLAAKGIDYDFPGFASQIPVKKAQSEADVSVCSEDVTPVCTPSVLERRKSIRVEEDDDDEIVIKAKTVPEDSEDVDHSEEESDEEDECEEEQTA, encoded by the exons atGACAGAAGGCACATCTTCAGGGAAGCCGGCGAAAAACCTGCTGGCTCTGAATCCAAAGGAAGACGCAGAGTTTCAGAAGAAGGTCCAGCAAGTGAAGAAACGTCCTCAAACG GGTCAGTCACTTTCTCCAGGAGTACTGTACGTTGCTCATCTTCCTCGTGGATTGTGTGAGCCTCAGTTGAAATCTTACTTTGAGCAGTTTGGGAAAGTCTCACGATTAAGACTTTCCAGGAGTAAAAAG ACCGGAGGGGTCAAAGGCTATGGATTTGTGGAGTTTGAGTGTGACGAGGTGGCTAAGATTGTTGCCGAGACCATGAACAACTACCTTATGGGAGAACGGCTCATAAAGT GTCTTGTGATACCACCCGAGAAGGTCCATGAAAAGCTCTTTGTTGGCTGCAGTACTGTCTTCAAGAAGCCAAAGAAGCCTGCAGTTACCCGGTATAACAAAAAACATGAGGAAGGTGATCTGAAGAAACTTGGGACAAAGCTTGTAAGCAAAGAGTCTAAGCTACGCAAAAGACTGGCAGCAAAAGGCATTGACTATGATTTCCCAGGATTT GCATCTCAGATTCCTGTAAAGAAGGCTCAATCAGAAGCAGATGTTTCGGTATGCAGTGAG gaTGTTACTCCAGTGTGCACCCCATCAGTTCTGGAGAGGAGGAAGTCGATCAGAGTtgaggaggatgatgatgacgaAATAGTCATCAAAGCCAAAACAGTCCCAGAAGACAGTGAAGATGTGGATCATAGCGAGGAAGAGTCTGATGAAGAGGATGAATGTGAGGAGGAGCAAACagcttaa
- the si:dkey-219c10.4 gene encoding high affinity cGMP-specific 3',5'-cyclic phosphodiesterase 9A isoform X1 — MATKIIYFTVNGRPEQAEFPIDCPAQDVKDLFRAAAEAGPHDILKLYNTKGNIINISPQLAPNSPHSCYKLEVVAADCNSELLGSELAVALGFDLSSMEKRLQSLEKRILAEAAETPAIVYEMKRQVESFREKLESVEHLSWLGLFKDMSESTHKPSPFYHKRTLRKTREECEHVREKFLQMSSLEVSEEVRQYLKTPTFDNWQWEDAEIMVLLQVMYTDLDFISTFNIELDVLQQFLYEVYRRYNNIPFHNFKHCFCVTQMMYGLIWLTDLRSKIDSIDLLIMLTSAVCHDLDHTGYNNAYQINARTELALRYNDISPLENHHCAVAFEILEETESNIFRNLSTEHYKRIREGIIKCILATDMTRHTDILNKFKAILPVFDFSNKDHRDVLMMIMIKVSDISNEARPMDVAEPWLDCLLQEFFNQSDMEKLEGLPVTPFMDRDKVTKPSSQTGFIRFVLFPLFIELANLFPCLEQHIIDPVRKALDYYTEMEKALEREKQNRAQSEKVVKPSTSKEPGTHSEQGGTTKPVDL; from the exons ATGGCAACTAAAATCATCTATTTTACTGTGAATGGAAGACCAGAACAAGCTGAGTTTCCCATTGACTGTCCTGCACAAGATGTTAAAG ATCTTTTCCGAGCTGCAGCTGAAGCGGGACctcatgacattttaaaactcTATAATACTAAAGGCAATATCATTAATATTTCCCCTCAGCTGGCCCCAAACAGTCCTCACTCCTGCTATAAGCTGGAAGTGGTTGCTGCAGACTGCAACAGTGAGCTGTTAG GTTCAGAGCTGGCCGTTGCTCTGGGATTTGACCTCTCTTCTATGGAGAAAAG GTTACAGAGCCTGGAGAAAAGAATTCTAGCTGAAGCAGCAGAGACTCCTGCCATTGTGTATGAGATGAAGAGACAGGTGGAGTCATTCAGAGAGAAACTGGAg AGTGTTGAGCACCTGAGTTGGCTGGGATTGTTTAAGGACATGTCGGAAAGCACCCACAAGCCCTCCCCTTTCTACCATAAAAGAACCCTGCGCAAGACCCGTGAGGAGTGTGAGCATGTCAGGGAAAAGTTCCTCCAAATGAG TTCTTTGGAGGTTTCTGAAGAGGTGAGACAGTATCTTAAAACACCAACCTTTGATAACTG GCAATGGGAGGATGCTGAGATTATGGTGCTGCTCCAGGTCATGTACACAGATCTGGACTTCATCTCCACCTTCAACATTGAGCTGGACGTGCTGCAGCAGTTTCTTTATGAAGTGTACCGACGCTACAATAACATCCCCTTCCACAACTTCAAGCACTGCTTCTGTGTCACTCAGATG ATGTATGGGCTGATATGGCTGACAGATCTCAGAAGCAAGATTGACAGTATTGACCTCCTCATCATGCTGACCTCAGCCGTCTGTCACGATCTAGATCACACTGGCTACAACAATGCCTACCAG ATTAATGCCCGCACTGAGCTTGCCTTGAGATACAATGACATCTCCCCACTGGAAAATCACCACTGCGCTGTAGCCTTTGAAATCCTGGAAGAG ACTGAAAGCAACATTTTCCGAAACTTGTCGACGGAGCACTACAAAAGAATAAGAGAGGGAATAATtaa ATGTATTCTCGCTACTGATATGACCAGACATACAGACATCCTCAACAAGTTCAAAGCCATTCTCCCTGTGTTCGACTTCAGCAATAAGGATCACAGAGATGTG TTGATGATGATCATGATTAAAGTAAGTGACATCTCCAATGAGGCGAGACCCATGGATGTGGCAGAACCGTGGCTGGACTGTCTGCTGCAGGAGTTCTTTAATCAG AGTGACATGGAGAAGTTGGAAGGTCTCCCTGTCACCCCGTTCATGGATCGAGACAAAGTGACCAAACCGTCTTCTCAGACTGGATTCATCCGCTTCGTTCTCTTTCCTCTCTTCATTGAACTGGCCAATCTGTTCCCCTGTCTGGAG CAACACATCATTGACCCAGTGCGGAAAGCCCTGGATTATTACACAGAGATGGAGAAAGCTCTGGAGAGGGAGAAACAGAACCGGGCCCAGAGTGAGAAAGTGGTCAAGCCCAGCACCTCAAAAGAGCCAGGAACTCATTCAGAACAGGGTGGGACAACAAAACCAGTTGACCTGTAA
- the si:dkey-219c10.4 gene encoding high affinity cGMP-specific 3',5'-cyclic phosphodiesterase 9A isoform X2, giving the protein MEDQNKLSFPLTVLHKMLKLAPNSPHSCYKLEVVAADCNSELLGSELAVALGFDLSSMEKRLQSLEKRILAEAAETPAIVYEMKRQVESFREKLESVEHLSWLGLFKDMSESTHKPSPFYHKRTLRKTREECEHVREKFLQMSSLEVSEEVRQYLKTPTFDNWQWEDAEIMVLLQVMYTDLDFISTFNIELDVLQQFLYEVYRRYNNIPFHNFKHCFCVTQMMYGLIWLTDLRSKIDSIDLLIMLTSAVCHDLDHTGYNNAYQINARTELALRYNDISPLENHHCAVAFEILEETESNIFRNLSTEHYKRIREGIIKCILATDMTRHTDILNKFKAILPVFDFSNKDHRDVLMMIMIKVSDISNEARPMDVAEPWLDCLLQEFFNQSDMEKLEGLPVTPFMDRDKVTKPSSQTGFIRFVLFPLFIELANLFPCLEQHIIDPVRKALDYYTEMEKALEREKQNRAQSEKVVKPSTSKEPGTHSEQGGTTKPVDL; this is encoded by the exons ATGGAAGACCAGAACAAGCTGAGTTTCCCATTGACTGTCCTGCACAAGATGTTAAAG CTGGCCCCAAACAGTCCTCACTCCTGCTATAAGCTGGAAGTGGTTGCTGCAGACTGCAACAGTGAGCTGTTAG GTTCAGAGCTGGCCGTTGCTCTGGGATTTGACCTCTCTTCTATGGAGAAAAG GTTACAGAGCCTGGAGAAAAGAATTCTAGCTGAAGCAGCAGAGACTCCTGCCATTGTGTATGAGATGAAGAGACAGGTGGAGTCATTCAGAGAGAAACTGGAg AGTGTTGAGCACCTGAGTTGGCTGGGATTGTTTAAGGACATGTCGGAAAGCACCCACAAGCCCTCCCCTTTCTACCATAAAAGAACCCTGCGCAAGACCCGTGAGGAGTGTGAGCATGTCAGGGAAAAGTTCCTCCAAATGAG TTCTTTGGAGGTTTCTGAAGAGGTGAGACAGTATCTTAAAACACCAACCTTTGATAACTG GCAATGGGAGGATGCTGAGATTATGGTGCTGCTCCAGGTCATGTACACAGATCTGGACTTCATCTCCACCTTCAACATTGAGCTGGACGTGCTGCAGCAGTTTCTTTATGAAGTGTACCGACGCTACAATAACATCCCCTTCCACAACTTCAAGCACTGCTTCTGTGTCACTCAGATG ATGTATGGGCTGATATGGCTGACAGATCTCAGAAGCAAGATTGACAGTATTGACCTCCTCATCATGCTGACCTCAGCCGTCTGTCACGATCTAGATCACACTGGCTACAACAATGCCTACCAG ATTAATGCCCGCACTGAGCTTGCCTTGAGATACAATGACATCTCCCCACTGGAAAATCACCACTGCGCTGTAGCCTTTGAAATCCTGGAAGAG ACTGAAAGCAACATTTTCCGAAACTTGTCGACGGAGCACTACAAAAGAATAAGAGAGGGAATAATtaa ATGTATTCTCGCTACTGATATGACCAGACATACAGACATCCTCAACAAGTTCAAAGCCATTCTCCCTGTGTTCGACTTCAGCAATAAGGATCACAGAGATGTG TTGATGATGATCATGATTAAAGTAAGTGACATCTCCAATGAGGCGAGACCCATGGATGTGGCAGAACCGTGGCTGGACTGTCTGCTGCAGGAGTTCTTTAATCAG AGTGACATGGAGAAGTTGGAAGGTCTCCCTGTCACCCCGTTCATGGATCGAGACAAAGTGACCAAACCGTCTTCTCAGACTGGATTCATCCGCTTCGTTCTCTTTCCTCTCTTCATTGAACTGGCCAATCTGTTCCCCTGTCTGGAG CAACACATCATTGACCCAGTGCGGAAAGCCCTGGATTATTACACAGAGATGGAGAAAGCTCTGGAGAGGGAGAAACAGAACCGGGCCCAGAGTGAGAAAGTGGTCAAGCCCAGCACCTCAAAAGAGCCAGGAACTCATTCAGAACAGGGTGGGACAACAAAACCAGTTGACCTGTAA